The Acidobacteriota bacterium genome segment TCGAGGACCTGATCCCCGACCTCGCGCGGCGACGGCCCGGGCAGAGCGCCATCGTCACGCAGCGCGACGAGCCGGATGCGCCGGAGATCCTGTCGGGCGTATTCGAGGGGAAGACCACCGGCACGAGCATCGCGATCCTCATCCGCAACCGCGACCAGCGCAGCCGCGACTATGCCGCCATCAAGGACAAGTACCGCCCGGGGCATGCCGACCACACCTACGATGCCAAGTATGGGTTCCGCGACTACCGGGGCGGCGGGCGGTCGAGCGCGCGCGAGACGACGGTCCGCGTGGCCGCCGGGGCCATCGCGAAGAAGCTGATCGCGGAGCGGTTCGGCGGGCGGGTCGTCGGCTACGTGAAGCAGGTCGGCGGCGTGGCGGCCGAGATTCCGGACCCGGCCGCAGTCACCCTCGACCGGGTGGAGCAGCTCCCGGACGGACGGCCCAACATCGTGCGCTGCCCGGACGCGGCGGCGGCCGAGCGCATGGTGGCGCTGATCGAGCGGATGCGCGCCGAGCAGAACTCGATCGGCGGCGTGGCCGAGATAGTCGCCGCGGGGATCCCGGCCGGACTCGGCGAGCCGGTCTTCGACAAGCTGAAGGCCGACCTGGGCAAGGCGCTGTTCAGCCTGCCGGCGGTGCTCGGGGTCGAGTACGGCGTCGGCTTCGGCTGCGCGACGCTGCGCGGCACGGAGAGCAACGACGTGTTCTACGCGGCCGAGGTCCTGGAGCGAACGATCGGGAGCGGCAACCGCCCGGCCGACGACGTCGGAGAAACTGCCGGCAACGCCGGGGACAGGTCGGCAGCGGGTGGAGGCGCTCCGGCTTCACCCCGCATCGCCACCCGCACGAACCGCCACGGCGGCATGCTCGGCGGCATCTCCAGCGGGATGCCGATCGTGCTGCGGGCCGCCGTCAAGCCGACCAGCAGCCTGCCGCAGCCGCAGGAGACGGTGACCCGCACCGGCGAGCCGACGACCATCGCCACGAAGGGGCGCCACGACCCCTGCCTGCTCCCGCGCTTCATCCCGATGGCGGAGGCGATGGTCGCGCTGGTCCTCGCCGACCACTGGCTGCGCTGGCAGGCCGCGGGCGGAAGCTGACCAATCCCCCCTCGATGCCGCCGAACGGGACCTGGCGGGACACGGACACCGGCGCAGGGGATCAGGACGCGCCGCACGCTATAATCGCCGCAATCCGGGAGGTCGATTGCGATGCATGCCGAGACGAAACCCGTCAACGTCGGTGCCATAGCCAAGATAGCCGCCGCCGGCGCGGTCCTGATCCTCGTGTTCGGCCTCGGCTGGCTGACCGCCGCCACAGGACGCGGACAGGAAGCCGACCCCGCCTCGCTCACCGACCTTGAGCGCGAGTTCACCGAGCGGATGCGCAACGTCGTCCTCGTCGGGCACTTCACCATCGAGGGACAGCAGCGCCGCGACGGCCTCCCCGAGCGCTACGCCATCAGCGAGGTGACGAAGCTGGAAGGTGACCGCTGGCGCTTCGACGTCCACATGACCTACGGCAGCGTCGACGCCACCCTGCCGGTGGTCGTGCCGATGGTCTGGGCCGGCGACACGCCGATGGTCAGCATCACCGACTTCGCCATCCCCGGCCTGGGCGAGGAGTTCGGCGCGCGGGTGGTCTTCCACGACAGCCGCTACGCCGGCACCTGGGACCACGGGGAGTACGGCGGGTTGATGTACGGCACCATCGAGCCGCTCGACGCGGAAGACGGGGAATAGCCCCACACGCCCGGACGTTCTGTCCCCCGCCGCGGCAGGAAGCGAGAGTGGGGCCGCCCGCTCGGGTCGGCTCAGAACGCCCGCTCGTAGCGCCAGCCCGACTCCAGCATCCACAGGCGGTGCCGCGGACCGGGAAGGTCGAGTCGACCGTCCCCGTGGGCGGCATCCTGGTGATACAACGCGACCTGCCCGCCTTCCACGTCGAGCAGATCGCCGAGCAGGCGCTCCTCCGGCCAGCCCGCCACGGCGGCGAGGGCCGTCTCGACATCGTCGAACGCCGCCATCCGCGTCGTCAGGGCGAAGGTGGGCGCGGCCAGCTTGATATCCCCCGCGGCCTGCCGCGCAAGCGCGTCGGCCGGCCCCAGCCACTGGTGCGCATGGATCTCGCCGCCGTCCACCGTAATGCGTTCGGTGGGGGCCCGCGCCACGAAGAACCAGGTGGCGAAGCGGATGGGGCTGACCTCCGGGGTCGTCCAGTGGACGGCGAAGGCCAGCGACTCGGGGGTCACCTCGACGCCCGCCTCCTCGCGGGCCTCGCGCACCGCGGCCCGCCGCGCCGCCGCCGCCTCGTCGCCCGGCGCATCGGGATCGGCGTCGTCCGCGTCGATCCGCCCGCCGGGAAAGACCCAGTAGCCGCCGTGGAAGGCCAGCGTCGGATTGCGCCGGAGAAAGAGGATCTCGAGTCCCCGAGCACCCTGCCGGACGAGCATGACGGAGGCGGCCGGCCGCGGCGTCACCGGAGTTGCGCTCACGATAAAAGTTTAGCGGACGGTAGACTGTACCGTTTTGTCCATCGCCGACGTCGTCTTCGTGACCGTGCTCACGTTCGTGGGGTCGACGCTGCAGGGCGCCATCGGCTTCGGGATGGGGCTGCTCGCCGCGCCGCTGCTCATCCTGCTGGACCCGCGGTTCGTGCCGGCGCCCATCCTCGCCTGCACCCTAGTGCTGACGCTGCTCATGGCGTACCGCGAGCGCCACGCGATCGACCTGCGCGGCATCAAGTGGGCGATGCTCGGGCGCGTCGCGGGCACGGTCGTCGCCGGCGGCATCCTGGCGATCGTGGCGGCCGACACCCTCGTGCTGCTGTTCGGGATATTCATCCTGGCCGCCGTGGCGATGAGCGTTTCCGGACTGCGCTTCGTACCCACGGGCCGCGCCCTGGTGGCCGCCGGCGTGCTCTCGGGCGTGCTCGGCACGGTCGCAGCGGTCGGCGGCCCCCCGCTGGCGCTGCTCTACCAGGACGCCCCCGGCGCCCGCATCCGGAGCACGATCTCCGGCTTCTTCGTGGTCGGCACCATCGTGTCGCTCGCGGCGCTGTGGGTCGTCGGCCGTTTCGGGGCGGACGAGTTCCGGCTGGCGCTGGTGATGCTGCCCGGCATGTTGGCCGGACTCGCCCTGTCGCGGCGCGTCGCGCCCTACGTCGACCGCGGCCGTACCCGGCCGGCCGTTCTCACCGTCGTGGCCCTGACCGGCGCGGCGATCGTCCTCCGGGAGATCCTCTAGAGGTGCCAGCGCATGCGGGTCTCCGGTTGACCCCGCCGGCGATTGGATCGATCCTTGGGTTTGTATCGCGTGGCCGTGTCTCCTTCGGAGTTCAGAGAGGTGTTCCGATGAAAGCCCGTCATCTTGTGCTGCTGCTCGCGGGAATCCTGGCCGTATCGCTGGCGCCGGCGCCGGCCGCCGCGCAGAACGAAATGCCGCGGACGGCGTGGGGCGCGCCGGACCTGCAGGGGATCTGGGACTTTCGCACCATCACGCCGATGGAGCGTCCCGAGGAGTTGGGCGACCAAGCGTTCCTGACCGAGGAGGAAGCCGCGAACCTCGAGCAGGCCACCGTCGACCGCAACGCGCAACTGCTGGCGGCGGAGGCGCGCCGCACCGAGGCCGGCGGAAACGTCGGCGCCTACAACAACTTCTGGATGGACCGGGGCACGCGCACGGTCAGCAACCGGCGCACGTCGCTGATCGTCGATCCCCCGAACGGACGCATTCCGGCGGTGACCGCGGGCGGACAGGCCCGCAAGGACGCGGTGGCCGTGCGGCGCGGGCGCCCCGCCTTCGGCCCCGAGGACCGCAGCATCGGCGAGCGGTGCCTCCTCGGCTTCAACGCCGGCCCGCCGATGGAGCCGCGCGCCTACAACAACCACGCGCAGCTCTTCCAGACCCCTGACCACATCGTGATCCTCAACGAGATGGTCAACGATTCGCGCATCATTCCGCTGGACGGACGGGATCGCCTGCCGGAGGACGTCACGCAGTGGCGGGGCGACTCGCGCGCCCGCTGGGAGGGAGACACGCTGGTCGTCGAGACCCGCAACTTCCATACCGACACCGCGTTCAGCGAGCGCCAGGGATCGAGCCCCGACATGTTGCTCACCGAGCGCTTCACCCGCGTCGACGGCGAGACGCTGCTCTACGCGGCGACGATGGACGACCCGTCCACCTGGACGCAGCCGTGGACCTTCGAGGTGACGATGTTCCGGACCGACGAGCCGGTCTACGAGTACGCCTGCCACGAGGGCAACATCGGCATGGACGGCATCCTCGCCGGCGCGCGCGCCGACGACGCGCGGGCCGCCCAGCAGCAGTAAACCGATCACCGCAAAGCAGATTCCGGAGCCATTCATGACACGTCGCTTTTCGTTCGCAGCAACCGTCCTCGCCGCCGCGCTCGGCGCCGGGCTCGCCGGCCCCGCCGCCGCGCAGGTAGAGGATTACCTCCCGGTCACCGACGACATGCTTGCCGCACCGCCGGCGGCCGATTGGCTGAGCTGGCGCCGCACGCTGGACGGGCAGGGGCACAGCCCCCTGGACCAGATCACGACGGAGAACGTCGACGACCTGCGGCTGGCCTGGAGCTGGAGCCTCGGGCCGGGGTCCCAGCAGACCACCCCGCTGGTACACGACGGGGTCCTGTACATCGCCAACCCCGGCGAGATCGTCCAGGCGCTCGACGCCGCGACCGGCGACTTCCTGTGGGAGTACCGGCGCGACGCGCCCCCGCCCGGAAACAGCTTCGGCGGACCGCCGCCGGGCCGGCAGCACCGCAACATCGCGATCTACGAGGACAAGGTCTACCTGAACACCGCCGACGCCCACATCATCGCCATCGACGCGCGGACCGGCGAGGCGGTCTGGGACACGGACGTCGGCCGGGGGGTCGGCTTCCAGTACTCCAGCGGGTCGATCGTCGCCGACGGCAAGGTCGTGTCGGGTCTGACCGGCTGCGGCCGCTACCGCGAAGACACCTGCTACATCGTGGGACTCGACGCCCGCACCGGGGACGAGCTGTGGCGGACGTCCACCATCGCGCTGCCCGGCGAGCGGGGCGGCGACACGTGGGGCGATCTGCCGCTCATGTTCCGGGCCGGGAGCGATTCGTGGATTCCGGGCAGCTACGACCCGGCCACCCGCACCCTGTTCCACGGCACGTCGCAGGCCAAGCCGTGGGCGCGGGTGGTGCGCGGCACCGACGGCGACGCGCTCTACACCAACTCGACCCTCGCCCTCGATCCCGACACCGGCGAGATGAAGTGGTACTACCAGCACATCCCGGGCGAAACGCTCGACATGGACGAGACCTTCGAGCGGATCCTGGTCGACTACGACGGACAGCGCTCGGTGTTCACGATGGGCAAGATGGCGGTGCTCTGGGAGCTCGACCTCGAGACGGGCGGGTTCCGCAACGCGCACGACCTCGGCTACCAGACCTTCGCCGACGTCGATCCGGAGACCGGCGAGGTGACGCACCGGGAAGGCATGATCCCCGAGCTCTACGAGGAGGTCTTCTGGTGCCCGAGCACGGCCGGCTTCAAGAGCTGGCGGGCGATGTCGTACCACCCGGAGACCGAGGCGTTCGTCATCCCCATCAACCTGAACTGCGAGACCGGCGTGTTCGGCCCCGTCGAACGGGTCGAGGGGGGCGGCGGCACCGGTCCGGTGCGGCGCACCAACCACTTCCATCCGGACAGCCCCGGCCAGCTCGGCGAGCTGCTGTCGATGAGCATCCGCACCGGCGAGGTCCTCTGGCGGCAGCGGTTCAAGACGCCGATCAACAGCGCTGCGCTGACCACCGCGGGCGGGCTGGCGTTCGCCGGTAGCTGGGACCGCTACATCTACGCCTTCGATGCGGCCGACGGCGAGATCCTCTGGAGCCGGCGCCTGCCGACCTCGATCCAGGGGTTTCCGATCAGCTACGCGGTGGACGGCCGGCAGTACGTCGCGGTGCCCGTCGGCGCCGGCGGCGCGAGCTGGCAAGGCATGATCCCCACCGACCTGATGCCGGAGGAGAAGCGTCCGGTGGGGGGCAACGGGCTGTTCGTCTTCGCTCTCGACGAGTAGCAGCCGGCGCCGCGCGACGGCGGAAATACGGGAAGCCCGGGCCTTCTCTCCGGCCCGGGCTTCTCTCTGTGCACGGCGCCTGGAATCCCGGAGCGACGAGCTACCCATCGGCAGCGTTGCGGTCGGGGTCCGGGAAACCCGGTCCGGCAGACGGCAGGCGGCCGCAGTTCACGGCAGCTCGGTGAATCCGTGCGCCACCGCGTACTTCGTCAGCTCCGACGCCGTCCGCACCCCGAGCCGATCCATGATGCTCGCCTTGTGGAACTCGACGGTCTTGACCGAGATGCCGAGGCGGGCCGCGATGTCCTTGGCGGTGTGTCCCTCGGCCACCAGTTGCAATACCTCCCGCTGGCGCGGCGTCAGCCTGCCCAGGGTGGGCGGCACCGCCACCGAGCGGGGCACGCTCGCCCGCAACGCGTCGCTCGTGATGAGCGGCGTCAGGTACTTGCGGCCGGAGAGGACCGCGGCGATGGCGACTCCCAGCTCCGAAGCGGCCGAGCGCTTCAGCAGGTAGCCGGCGGCCCCCGCCTCGAAGGCCTCGCTGGCGTAGGTCGGATCGGCGTGCATCGTCAGGAAGATGATCCGGGTGTCGGGAACCAGGGTGCGCAGCCGGCGCGCCGCGTCGAGCCCGTTGAGCAGCGGCATCGAGATGTCGAGCAGGACGACGTCGGGCGCGAGCCTCGGCGCCGCCTCCACCAGGGCCCGGCCGTCCTCGACCATGCCGACCAGCTCGCACTGGTCCTCGAGGAGCCGGCGCAGGCCCTCCAGCACGAGCGTATGGTCGTCCGCCAGCAGAACCCGCGGCCGCTTCGCCGCCGTCTTCGTCATTCCGCGCCGCCCTCACCACCGGCCGCAGCGCCCGGCAACGGCGCCCACACCGTGACCCGGCTTCCCGCCCCGGACCGCGAGGCGAGCTCGAAGCGCCCGCCGGCCAGCCGCACCCGTTCCTGCATCCCCACGATCCCCAACCCCTCGGTCGAGCGCGCCGGCACGGCGAACCCGACGCCGTCGTCGGACACCGTCAGCCGGATCCCGCCGTCGGCCGGCGCCATGTCGACCGTCGCCCGGCTGGCGCGGGCATGCTTGACGACGTTGCGCAACGCGGCCTGCGCCACGTGGTACAGGCACGCCGCCACCGCGGGCGGAACCGGCTCGGACAGATCGCCGATCCGCAGGTCGATGCGAATCGATCCGTGGCGCCGCAGATCCGCCACGTGGGACCGCAGCGCCGCCTGCAGGCCCAGATGATCCAGGACCGACGGATGCAGGCCGTAGGCGAGGCCGTGCACGTCGTCCGACAGCTCCACGAGCCGGTCGCGGATGGCCCCGAGCCGCTCGGCGGTCGCCCGCGGTGAACGGGGCACGCCGGCCTGCAGCGACTCGACGTCGAGCGTCAGCATTGCGAGCCGCTGGTTGACGTCGTCGTGCAGCTCGCGCGAGATGCGCCGCCGCTCGTCGTCCTGGGCCGTCAGCAGCCGCCCCGCCAGCGCCCGCAGCTCGGCCTGACTCTGTTCGAGCTCCGCCTGCTTCCGCCGCAGGGCGTCCTCGGCCCGCTTGCGGTCGGTCACGTCCCGCCAGATGGACCGGTAGTAATAGTTGCCGCGCTCGTCCCGGATAAGCGCCATGCCGAGGCTGACGTCCAGCAGGCTGCCGTCCCGACGCCGCAGTCGAAGCTCCACGTCTCCCGCCCGTCCGTCCGCGCGGGCGGTCTCCAGCGCCCGGCCGAGAGCGGCGGCGCTGCCCGCATCGTGCAGCTCGCGGATCGGGCGCCCGAGCACCTCCACCCGCCGGTAGCCGGTCGCGCGCAGCAGCGTGGCGTTGCACTGCACGACCCGCTCGGTGTCGACGGTCACCGAGGCGAACATGTCCGGCGCGTCCTGGTACAGGTTCTCGTAGCGCGCCCGCGCCGCCTCCAGCGCACGCAGGGACTGCTCGCGCAACTGCTCCCGGTCGGCGTCGCGCGTCTTCTGCATGCCTGCAGTCAGATGTACCCGAGCGGCCGCGATCCGAGGACCTGGGGATATCCCTAGTTTCCAGGCGCCCCGGGACATCGTATCTTGCACTCAGAACCGGGGCGGCGCGAGGCTTGGCCGGCCCGGGGAGAGATGGAGGCACGATGGACACACCACCGGACTTCCAGCGCCTTCGCCGGCAGACGGCTCGCGGCCCCGCGCGCCGTCTGTACGGCGGAGGCATCGCCGTTGCGCCAGGCCGGCGCGACCGCAGCCCGGGAACCGAAACGCGCGTGACCGCCGTGTCGCGCGGCGTGGACGCTCCAACGACAATCTGTCCAGTGCGAGCCGCGCAGGCCACTCCTCGGGCGCGGGGCCGGACGGCGTGACGGGCGCATCACGCTGTCCGGCCGGCGGGCGTCGGTTCCGTCCGACAGCGACGGCGTTTTCCCCCTCCTCCGTCGGCAACGCCTGATCGGCCGCCGCCGCGAGCTCACGCGAACGGATTCCGTACCGTCACGCCGGCGAAGTGCACGCCGCCCTGCAGGTCCTGGCGCAGCCACGATTCGACCAGGTTCACGGCGGCCTCGTGGGCGAGACGTCCGGCTTCGTCGCCCGCGTCGCCTGCACGTAGAATTCCTGGAGCACCTGTGCGATCGCCTCTCCAGTACTTCCTCTGGCCGTCGCCGCCCCGCACCCGCGGGGCCATCACCGCCGATTTCCCCGGCGCCGCGGCTCCCCCCGGCAGCCGGGTGCGGTTCACGACCCGCGGCCAGTCGATCACCGGCGTGGTGGCCGAGCTGCAGGCCGCCCGCGCGGTGGTGCTGGCCGGCGACGACGGCCGGTGGCAGGTGCCCTACCGCCTCCTGGAGGTCGTGGAACGGGTGCCGGAGCGGGAGTGCACCCTGGCCGACGTCGAGACGATGGCGCGGCGCCTGCTCGCGCGGCATCAGGCGCAGAGCGGACTCGGCACGCAGTGGACGTTCGGCTTCGACCTCTCTACGGCGCGGGCCGGCGTCTGCCGCTACCGGGAGACGCGCATCGACCTGTCGGTGAGCTACTGCCTGCGGGCGACCCGGGCCGACATCGAGAACACCCTGCTGCACGAGATCGCACACGCGATCGTCGGCGCCGAGCACGGCCACGACGCCGTCTGGCAGCGCAAGGCGCGCGAGATCGGCTCCACCGCCGAGCGCTGTCACGACCTCACCCACACCGCGGCCCGCTGGGTGGGCGAGTGCGGCTGCCGGCGGCGCTGGTTCCGCCAGCGCTTGAGCCGCAGACTGCGCCACGGCGCGATCTGCAAGGCGTGCGGGCGCACGGTCGCGTGGCGCTGGAACACGGGCGAAGAACCCGCGGGTTGAGGTCAATCGTCCACGAGCCACCCGTCGCGGAGCTGGACGATGCGGCTGCCGTAGGCGGCGTTGGCGTCCGAATGGGTGACCTGGACGATGGTCGTCCCCTCCCCGTTGAGCCGCGTGAACAGCTCCATGATCTCTCGGCCCTGGCTGGAATGGAGGTTGCCGGTCGGCTCGTCGGCCAGGATCAGCGTCGGCTTGGCGATCAGGGCGCGCGCGACGCCCACGAGCTGCTGCTGCCCGCCCGAGAGCTGGCTGGGATACAGGTCCTTCTTGCCGACGATCTGGAAACGATCGAGGGTGTCGGCGACCAGGCTCTGGCGCTCCGCGCGGGGCACGTTGCGATACGAGAGCGGCACGTCGAGGTTCTCCGCCACCGTCAGGTCGTCGAGCAGGTGGTAGCTCTGGAACACGAAGCCGATGTGGGTCCGGCCGAGCGCCTGGCGGTGCTTCTGCCGCAGCTTGTGGACGGGTTGGCCGAGCAGGTCGTACTCCCCCGACCACTCGGCGTCGTGCATTCCCAGGATGTGCAGCAGCGTCGACTTGCCGGCCCCGGACGGGCCCATGATGGAGACGAACTCGCCGGCGGCGATCTCCAGCGTGATCCGGCGCAGGACGAACGTCCGGCTGACCCCGTGGCGGAAGACCTTCTCGACGTCGCGCAGTGCGATCAGCGGCTCGGGCATGGAAGAGCTTACCAGTCCGCCGCGCGGGCCTCGCCGCGGACTCCGGCCCGGAATGCGGAGCAACGGCCGGCCCGGTGGATGGCGGAGCGAGTCACGGAGTAGACTCCGTGCGTCACGGGATTCCAGCGCGTCTGACGCGCACCACAACGGCCTCACCAGAAGCGAGGATGTCATGAGAATCACCACGTTGCTCACCGTAGTTGCCGTCGCCGGCTTGCTGGTCGGCGGGACGGCGCAGGATGCCGCCGCCCAGGAAGCGGAGCAGTTCCGGGCCGCCGACTTCGAGTACGGCTCGCGCTTCGAGCTGCCGGACGGCACGACCGCCCAGATCTGGAACCCGGCGAAGGCCAAGCTCGTCGCGGGCGGGCCGATGATCGGCGGCACGGTGCGCGCCACCGACCCGCGCACGTACTGCGCGATGGCCGCGGCCGGCTACGACTTCGTCTGGGTGGAGATGCAGCACGAGTCCATCTCGTGGGAGCAGGTCTCCCGGATGTGGCGCACCTGTCCGGGACCCGCCGCCCCCGGCGCGCGCGTGGCGTATGCCGACGAGCGCGAGATCCAGCACGCCACCGACATGGGCGCGCTGGTCATCGTGGTGCCGACCGTCGACAGCGTCGAAGAGGCGCAGGCCGCGGTCGACTGGACCTACTTCCCCCCGATCGGCCGGCGGAGCGCGGGCGGCGGCCAGGGCGCGGGCGAGTTGTGGAACCAGGTGCCCGGCGGCTACCGGCAGACCTACAACGACAACGTGGTGCTGATCCTGATGATCGAGACCCTCGAGGGCGTGGAAGCCTCGCGCGAGATCGCGCAGATCCCGGGCGTCACGGGGCTGTTCGCGGCCAGCGGCGACCTCGGCAACTTCTCCGGCTACGGCGAGGGCGATCCGGAGTACGAGGCGCTGATCACCGAGGTGCGCGACGCGGCCCTCGACGCCGGCATCCACGCCTGCGCGCCGCTGCGCTGGGCCAACCGGGCGTCGTTCACCTGCTTCCAGGCGGGTACCGAGGCGGCGAACATCAGCCGCGGCGCCGCGGCCGAGATCCAGCAGGCCAACGAGGTGTTCGGCGCCACCGGCGGCGGCGCCCCGGGCGAGCGCTCCGGCGCGGCCGGGCTGCTCGCCGAGCTGACCGCCCAGTGCGGCTCGATCACCTACGAGGACGACTGCTACGCGGCGGTCCGCAACGCGGCCGGCGCGGCCGGCGACCTGTCCGACGACGAGCAGGCGCAGATCGTGCGCCGTCTGCGCGAGGTCATGGGCAACAACCCGAACCAGGCGGGCCGGATCGGCGAGATCGCCGCCGAGGCGGGCCTGTCGGTCCAGTAGTCCGCGGCGCGCGGCGGCCCTTCGACGAGCGCAGGGGGCCGTGACGCGCCAACCCCCCGCAAGTCCGGCGCCGGATGCCTGAACAGGGTGTCCGGCGCCGGTCGCATTCGACACGCGCCCACGGCACATTCCTCCGGCACCCGCTCGCGGCTTCACCGGGCGCCCGTCCCGGGCGGCTGGGCGCTATCTCTCGGCCGCGGCGCGCCGGCGTTGCTCGCCGACGAGCCGCGGCAGGGCATCGACCGCGTACAACGGCAGCGACAGGATGCGCACCGTCACCGGCTGCGTTCCTTCCGCAACGCGGATGGTGTGGCGCACCGTCTGCAGGCTGGGCGGGTTGGCGTCGAACCGTACCGCGAGCGGCGGCCGTTTCTCGTGCGCGAACTGCAAGAGCGATTTCAACGAGCCGCTGCTCCCCGCCTTGACCTCGATCGGCACCATCCAGTCGCCGTGCGAGACGACGTAGTCGACCTCGGCGTTGCCCCTGCGTGCATTGCGCAGCCAGTAGTGGAGCGCCGGCGGCTGCTCCCCGCCGTTCAATCCGATGAGTTGCTGTCCGACGTACTGCTCGGCGATGCCCCCCTCGTTCACGAGGCGAACCGCATCCATGGCCTCGATGCCGGTCGGATCGAGGCCGCAGACGTGGTTCATCAACCCCACGTCCATGAACAGCAGCTTGCCGGTGCGGCGGCCGGCGTCGGCGCCCAGCGGGAGCCCGGCGCAGTTGCTGTGGGAAACGCGATGGCAGACGCGCGCCTTGACCAGCAGCTCGACGGCCTGGCCGACCTCGGCGGCGCGCGCGTCCGGGTCGAGGCGGCGGTAGCTCACGGGATGTCCGACCGTGCGCGGCACGGTGCGGAACAGCCGCTGCAACCGGCCGAGCTGGGCCCCCCGCGCATACTTGGCGAAGTCGTCTTCGTAGGTCGATGCGATGGACCGGTGGACGGCGGCCACCTCCAGCGGCGACCCCGACTCGCAGTGCGCCTGCACGGCTTCGGGCAATCCGCCCACCAGCAGGTACTCCCGCAGCCGGCGTGACAGCCGGCGGTGCACGGCGTCGGCAGACGGCGCGTCCGGATCCGCGGCGGCGGCCTCCTCCGACACCTCCGGGTCGGCGGCGGCCAGGAACTCGCGGAACGTCATCGGTCCCAGGTGCAAGTACTCGATGCGTCCGACGGGCATCGAGAACCCATGGTCGGCGAGCGTGAACTCCAGCAACGATCCGGCCGCCGCCACCGGCAGGTTCGGCCGGTCCTCGTAGAGGTAGCGCAGCGCCGGCAGCGCATGCGGCGTCGCCTGCACCTCGTCCAGAAACAGCAGCGCCCCGTCCAGCCGCACACCGCCGAGCGCCTCCAGCTCCCGCAGGATGCGCCCGGTGTCCAGACTCTCGAACACCCGGTCGAGGTAGAGATGCCGCTCCAGGTTCACCTCGCACAGCGCGAGCCCGGCCGCCGCCGCGAATTGCCGGACTAGGGTCGTCTTCCCGACCTGCCGTGCGCCGCGCAGCACCAGCGGCTTGCGGCGCGGGGCCTTCAGCCAACCGTGCAACGTCTCTTCCGCGAATCGCTTCATGTTCAAACAGACGTCTAAAATATCAAATATATCGACTTAAAATACATCTGTTCTAGCAAGGAACACGTGCAATCGAACCGCTGGAGGCTCAGTCGGACGGTTCCGCCAATTCGTGCGGGCGCACCATCTCGACGACCCGCTGGTTCCCCTGGCGCGCCAGGGCGTACGGGGGCACGTCGACACAACATCACTCGGCCCGCAACGCCGCGGCCGGATTCGGCCGTTCCTCGATTTCTACACTTCTGGTGGTGTATCATGTACACCATGCGAACCAACATCGTGCTGGACGACGCCCTGGTTCGGCGGGCGATGAAGCTGACCGGCGCGCGGACCAAGCGCGAGGTCGTGCACGTGGCGCTCACCAGCCTCGT includes the following:
- a CDS encoding NUDIX domain-containing protein, which encodes MSATPVTPRPAASVMLVRQGARGLEILFLRRNPTLAFHGGYWVFPGGRIDADDADPDAPGDEAAAARRAAVREAREEAGVEVTPESLAFAVHWTTPEVSPIRFATWFFVARAPTERITVDGGEIHAHQWLGPADALARQAAGDIKLAAPTFALTTRMAAFDDVETALAAVAGWPEERLLGDLLDVEGGQVALYHQDAAHGDGRLDLPGPRHRLWMLESGWRYERAF
- a CDS encoding response regulator transcription factor; the encoded protein is MTKTAAKRPRVLLADDHTLVLEGLRRLLEDQCELVGMVEDGRALVEAAPRLAPDVVLLDISMPLLNGLDAARRLRTLVPDTRIIFLTMHADPTYASEAFEAGAAGYLLKRSAASELGVAIAAVLSGRKYLTPLITSDALRASVPRSVAVPPTLGRLTPRQREVLQLVAEGHTAKDIAARLGISVKTVEFHKASIMDRLGVRTASELTKYAVAHGFTELP
- a CDS encoding sulfite exporter TauE/SafE family protein; this encodes MSIADVVFVTVLTFVGSTLQGAIGFGMGLLAAPLLILLDPRFVPAPILACTLVLTLLMAYRERHAIDLRGIKWAMLGRVAGTVVAGGILAIVAADTLVLLFGIFILAAVAMSVSGLRFVPTGRALVAAGVLSGVLGTVAAVGGPPLALLYQDAPGARIRSTISGFFVVGTIVSLAALWVVGRFGADEFRLALVMLPGMLAGLALSRRVAPYVDRGRTRPAVLTVVALTGAAIVLREIL
- a CDS encoding PQQ-binding-like beta-propeller repeat protein, with translation MTRRFSFAATVLAAALGAGLAGPAAAQVEDYLPVTDDMLAAPPAADWLSWRRTLDGQGHSPLDQITTENVDDLRLAWSWSLGPGSQQTTPLVHDGVLYIANPGEIVQALDAATGDFLWEYRRDAPPPGNSFGGPPPGRQHRNIAIYEDKVYLNTADAHIIAIDARTGEAVWDTDVGRGVGFQYSSGSIVADGKVVSGLTGCGRYREDTCYIVGLDARTGDELWRTSTIALPGERGGDTWGDLPLMFRAGSDSWIPGSYDPATRTLFHGTSQAKPWARVVRGTDGDALYTNSTLALDPDTGEMKWYYQHIPGETLDMDETFERILVDYDGQRSVFTMGKMAVLWELDLETGGFRNAHDLGYQTFADVDPETGEVTHREGMIPELYEEVFWCPSTAGFKSWRAMSYHPETEAFVIPINLNCETGVFGPVERVEGGGGTGPVRRTNHFHPDSPGQLGELLSMSIRTGEVLWRQRFKTPINSAALTTAGGLAFAGSWDRYIYAFDAADGEILWSRRLPTSIQGFPISYAVDGRQYVAVPVGAGGASWQGMIPTDLMPEEKRPVGGNGLFVFALDE
- the aroC gene encoding chorismate synthase, translated to MPGNSFGQAFRITTAGESHGPGNLVIVDGCPPGLPLRVEDLIPDLARRRPGQSAIVTQRDEPDAPEILSGVFEGKTTGTSIAILIRNRDQRSRDYAAIKDKYRPGHADHTYDAKYGFRDYRGGGRSSARETTVRVAAGAIAKKLIAERFGGRVVGYVKQVGGVAAEIPDPAAVTLDRVEQLPDGRPNIVRCPDAAAAERMVALIERMRAEQNSIGGVAEIVAAGIPAGLGEPVFDKLKADLGKALFSLPAVLGVEYGVGFGCATLRGTESNDVFYAAEVLERTIGSGNRPADDVGETAGNAGDRSAAGGGAPASPRIATRTNRHGGMLGGISSGMPIVLRAAVKPTSSLPQPQETVTRTGEPTTIATKGRHDPCLLPRFIPMAEAMVALVLADHWLRWQAAGGS
- a CDS encoding PAS domain S-box protein, yielding MSRGAWKLGISPGPRIAAARVHLTAGMQKTRDADREQLREQSLRALEAARARYENLYQDAPDMFASVTVDTERVVQCNATLLRATGYRRVEVLGRPIRELHDAGSAAALGRALETARADGRAGDVELRLRRRDGSLLDVSLGMALIRDERGNYYYRSIWRDVTDRKRAEDALRRKQAELEQSQAELRALAGRLLTAQDDERRRISRELHDDVNQRLAMLTLDVESLQAGVPRSPRATAERLGAIRDRLVELSDDVHGLAYGLHPSVLDHLGLQAALRSHVADLRRHGSIRIDLRIGDLSEPVPPAVAACLYHVAQAALRNVVKHARASRATVDMAPADGGIRLTVSDDGVGFAVPARSTEGLGIVGMQERVRLAGGRFELASRSGAGSRVTVWAPLPGAAAGGEGGAE
- a CDS encoding transcription elongation protein SprT; this translates as MARRLLARHQAQSGLGTQWTFGFDLSTARAGVCRYRETRIDLSVSYCLRATRADIENTLLHEIAHAIVGAEHGHDAVWQRKAREIGSTAERCHDLTHTAARWVGECGCRRRWFRQRLSRRLRHGAICKACGRTVAWRWNTGEEPAG